DNA from Arthrobacter sp. FW305-BF8:
ATGCCAAGGCCGATCAGCACCAGCTGCGGCTGGAGTTCCGCCAGCCACGCGGCAGCTTTCTCCTCCAGTTCCGAGTCCCAGTCCTCCCCCGGCATGCCCGCGACGGTGGCGCCCGGCACCGTGGCCTGCAGTTTCGCCACGGCCTTGGCGTTGGCAGTCGCGCCGGCCCCAAGGACAGCAATGCGGTGGAGGCCGTCCAGCCTGCCCAGCGCGGGGATCCAGTCCGTTGAACCAAGCCGGTAGTCCATGACGGACCTTGTATGCCGGGCCGTCTTTTGCCTGCTCCTCCCCCACAGCCAGAGGACGGGCGCGCCGTCGAGAAGTACAACGTCGCTGTTCTCGTAGAACTTCCTGAACTCCGGTTCGGAGTGGAAAAGCGTGACGCTGTGCAGATTGTGTCCGACGACCGTCCTGGTGGTGCCGTCAGCCACGAATCCGTTGAGGACGGCGGTGAGTCCGTCGACGTCCAAGGGCGTGGCGTCCACTCCAAGAACGGGAATAGGCTGCCTTTGCAGTGTCATTCGGCGCTTGCGGGCTTTTCGCCGGCGTCGGACTGCAGAGGAGCGTCAGGAGCGCTGTCGGGCGCCGCGTCCCCGGGCGAAGCATCCTCGGAGCGAGCGTCAGCCGGGACAGCGGTGAGCCCAGCTTCGTCCGCCGCGTTGCCGTTGATGTCGAGAACTCCGGGAACAACCTCGCGCAGCCGCTCCAGGCTGATGGCGCCCTCGCGGACGACGCGCAGCGGGAACGAGGTGGCATCCACGATGGTGGACGGCCGGGCGTCGGTCCCCTCGATCGGACGGAAACCGCCTTCAAGGTAGACCTCAACGGACTCCGCGAGCTGGGAACGCGCTTCAAAGGCTGTCTGCGCCGGAGCCTGGCCGGTCCGGTTTGCCGAGGACACGGCGAGGGGTCCGGTAACGGTCAGCAGGTCAATGGCCACCTCGTCGTCCGGAATGCGAAGGGCAACGGTGCCCTTGGTCTCGCCCAGATCCCAGTCGAGGGACGGCTGCGCGTGGAAGATCAGGGTCAGTCCGCCGGGCCAGAAGGCCTCAGCCAGGTCACGGGCATCCGGATACACATCGGTGGCCAGCCCGTCGAGCGCGTTCAGGCGCGGAATCAGGACGGGCGGCGGCATGTTCCGGCCGCGGCCCTTGGACACCAGCAGCATGGTGACAGCCTGCGGGGAAAAGGCATCGGCTGCGATTCCGTAGACGGTGTCCGTGGGCAGGACAATGCACTTCTTCTCGAGGATCGCCCGCCGTGCGTGGGCGATTCCGGCGGTCCGCTCGTCGTCGGCCGTGCAGTTGTACGTAGTGGTCACTGCCTCATTCTTTC
Protein-coding regions in this window:
- a CDS encoding L-threonylcarbamoyladenylate synthase, which gives rise to MTTTYNCTADDERTAGIAHARRAILEKKCIVLPTDTVYGIAADAFSPQAVTMLLVSKGRGRNMPPPVLIPRLNALDGLATDVYPDARDLAEAFWPGGLTLIFHAQPSLDWDLGETKGTVALRIPDDEVAIDLLTVTGPLAVSSANRTGQAPAQTAFEARSQLAESVEVYLEGGFRPIEGTDARPSTIVDATSFPLRVVREGAISLERLREVVPGVLDINGNAADEAGLTAVPADARSEDASPGDAAPDSAPDAPLQSDAGEKPASAE
- a CDS encoding WecB/TagA/CpsF family glycosyltransferase, encoding MTLQRQPIPVLGVDATPLDVDGLTAVLNGFVADGTTRTVVGHNLHSVTLFHSEPEFRKFYENSDVVLLDGAPVLWLWGRSRQKTARHTRSVMDYRLGSTDWIPALGRLDGLHRIAVLGAGATANAKAVAKLQATVPGATVAGMPGEDWDSELEEKAAAWLAELQPQLVLIGLGMPLQEEVLWRRLPSLPPAVYCAVGGAIEQIAGIQKLAPRWLGRLGLEWAWRLLLHPRRVAYRVFGEPWVLLALLLRRRLLGQG